Below is a window of Desulfomonile tiedjei DNA.
CCGTGCCTCGATCTTATTCAAGGCGGCATCCAGACCATGATCGGACAGATTGAGATCGCCCGAGTCGGAGAAGAAGAAGTCCGTGATGTCACGGCCGAAAAAAGGCGAATAGGTCTCAATGGACTCCGACGCGTCTCTAATGGCTTGAGGGGCCTTGTCCGATCCCTTGCGGTAGGTCGAAGTCATGTCCAACGGGCACCCTATTATGGCAGGACATCCTGTACGCGGCTCCTGCGAAACGCACCCGAGAAAAAGCTTTTCGCTCATTCGTCAGAATACTCCCGAGATCAATGGCATCTGTCCCTAGAAGATTAGCTGAGAGCCAAGGGTTTCTTAAGAATTGAATTCAGGATCGCGACTCATCAACCAGTTTGGTTACAAAAGCGGGCAGGGCGAAGGCCGCTCGATGAACCTCGGCGCTGTAGTATTTGAGAGACTTTCGGACCTCCGGAGCCACGTCTCCAAGGGCCTGGGCAACTGGGTCCAGGTCCTTCGAGCAAAAAGTGAAAGACCACAGGCCACCGGGATAAGACGGCACGGTGGCAAGATACGGTCTGATCCTGTCGTGGCCGAAAACTCCACCCAGATCTCTCTGGGCCATCGAAAACACATCTTCCATGAAAAGCGGGCTCTCAGTCTGAAACACGGCCGCACCGCCCGGTTTAAGCGCCCTTCTTATTGATTCATAAAAGGATATTTCATAAAGGGCCTTTCCCGGTCCCACAGGATCGGTGGAATCCACGAGGATGATGTCGAATTCTTCCTCGAAGTTCTTCACGTAAGCGGCACCGTCTTCATTCACCACTGTAACCCGAGGGTCGTCCAAACCTGCCGAAATTTCGGGAAAAAACCTGCGGCATGCACTTACGACCTGCGGGTCAATCTCGCAAAGGGTCACGGATTCCACCGCGGGGTATTTCACCGCCTCAGTTACTGCGCCGCCGTCACCACCACCGATGATCAAGATCCGTCGCGCGGCCGAAACAAGGGCCATTGCCGGATGAAGAAGCATTTCATGGTAAATGAATGAATCCTTGTCCGTGACCATGAAGCACCCGGCCAGGACAAGCACGCGGCCCATAAAATCGGAATCGAAGACCTCGATCCTTTGGAATGAGCTGACTTCGTCAAGGAGTTTATTCGAATAGCGAACGGAAAAGGCCGTCCGATTCTCAAATGCTTCAGTAAACCATTCAGATTGATTCAGGGACATAATACCACCGCCGCGAACACCGCACCCACCCTTCGAACGGTCAGGGTTGCCGAAATGCTTTTTATCTGTTTGATACGAGTACCTCTTATGACTTCCATTCCTTCCCTCACCATGGCTTGCACCGCTTCTTCACAGGGTCCGGGCTCCCCGATTCGCGAACATTCCATAATGAGTCCTGCGGCAGCAGGATCCTCAGGGATGCCGACAGCCACCGCGGCCGAAATCGTAATGCCCTGCTCGGACGAAACCCGTTCCCCATAGGCCAGGGGCACCAAAGATCCCTTGGGTAGAGGAAAAGGCTCGACCTCCTCAGCCCCGGGTGGAAGGATGCTGCTAAGCTTTATCAGATTGGTGTCCCCGATGCCGGCCTGCAGCAGCGCCGCGTCAAACGCGTTCAGGTCGGTCGATGCTTCCCCGAAACCGGAAGTCAAAAAGAACCTCTTCGGAAGATTTCCAAACAACATCAAACAGCTCCTCAAAGCAACTTATGCCAACGCGCGGTCAACGGAGTAACGACGGAGGAATCCGGTCTTGCGGGTCTCCGTAGCGAACCCGGCCACGCCTCGGCGTCCGCCGCGGAGAAGGTCCCTAATGCAGGCAAGACCACAAGGTCGCCATATTACTAGTATCAAAGCGCATAGGTATATTTCGATGGCGCTTGCACAAACGAAATACCGGTGCAGCCAAAAAGAGTTAGGTTATCACATTTGAGTGGGCGTCGTGAAGACAATATTTGTGGGAAGCCAGGTAAGAACGAAAGGCATCATGACTCTGACGAGGGCTTGGTCTCGCACTGTTTGAGTATCTCCGTCTTAATCTCGTCCAATTCCTCTCGAATCGCTTCGCGACTTCCATGAATGAACATCTCATTCTTGGCCAGCCGGTCTTCCAGGACCTGGATCTTCGGGAGCATAAAGAAAATCCCGTAGGCTCCTAGGCAGACAAGAAGCGCCAAGTTAACGATCTGAAATATCCACAAGCCTAGTCCCCCATCGCTCCTTGCGGCCTGGGCCGCCGGCGGCTCCGACCGGGTTGGCGATGGGCTGGACTGACCGTTTTCCGGCCGAGGCTGCGGAGGTGTCTCAGGTCTTGAGGGAGGCTTGGGATCTTCCTGGTATTGCGCCACGCGAAGATCAGGTGAGGTTTTGATCGGAACCCTTATGGTATCCTTGATTGTGTTGCCCTGGTAAACCTTGACCAGAATCTCCTTCCCGTTCAAACGGCCCAGCAGAGCCGGATCGGGCTCGGGGATAAGTACCACCAAGACCCCTGAATCCGCCCCCAGAGTGAAACGATCCCAGTTCTCACGAGGAACCTGGCTCTGCTCAAACTTTTTGATAATTTTCTGAAAATACAGCAGGCTCTTTTCAGGGAGTTCGATACCGATCACCTGATCCATGCCGGACCGGTTGTCCACATCAAGTATCTCACCCTTCTTGAGGTTGCTTTCGTTGAATTCAATAGCGGTCTTGTTCACGCTGATGGAGACGTCTCGACCGGTGCCAAGTTGCACAGTGCGGTCTTTCTCGGACGCGGTCTCAGAGGAGACCAGCGGCTGTTCGTTTACGGAGATTGACAGCAGATCCTCAATCGGTTTGCCCGCGAACAGGTCTAATTTCGTCTTTTCGACGATTTTCAACGCGACGGATTTGCCCATCGAGTCTTGAAAGACCTTGCTGAGCGGGTTGTAGTGTGGTCCGGACAGCGGCATGGGCTTGCCCGCCACATTATCTGCGTTTATCCACTCCACGTGCAGCAGACCGGCATTGCGACTAACGTTTCGGTTCTTCAGGGTGATGGCAATGACGCGGAATGATTGTTGGGGATCGGTTTTTCGTATTAGGATTTCCTTCTTCCCGACGGTTACGGTAACCTTGGGGACGAAGACCCCCTTGGGGTCCTTGATTCCGTAGGTTTCAGCGATGCCGCTGCCGGGAAGCAGGAGGCCCAAGCTGAGAATGAGGCACGAAAAGATGCCCTGATAGACCAAATGGCAGAGGATGTCTGATCTCGCTTGTCGCATCGTGCCCCTTATAAATCAAGCCGGTGCCAAAAAGGCAAGGCTTTTCTTACATTTGCGCTATTCTAACAGGCACATAGAGGAAAATCAATGAATAAGTTTGAAGCAACGGCTCTGTTTCAAATATAATACTCGTGATTCATATCGCAAACCAAGGCAATGGAGATATTCTTTCATGGATTATCCACAGATTCCCACCTCAAGGCGATCCGAAGAGATCCCTCCGTTTCTCGTAATGGACGTGCTGGAGAAGGCCATGGAAATGGCCGAAAGCGGAACTGACGTCATACATTTGGAAGTCGGCGAGCCGGATTTCGATACCCCCGCGAATATCGTCCAGGCAGGCATCCGGGCGATGCAGGCCGGGAAAACCCACTACACGCCAAGCATGGGAATACCGGAACTCAGGAGGGCCGTGGCCGAACACTACGAGAGGACATACGGCGCGACCGTGGACCCTCAATGTGTGATCATAACTTCCGGATCGTCGCCGGCCATTCTTTTGGCCCTCTCGGCACTGCTGGACCCGGGCTGCGAGGTCATACTCTCCAACCCTCATTATGCGTGCTATCCCAATTTCATACGTTTCCTGGGCGGAGTACCCGTTTACGTTACTATTAGGGCTGAGGACGGCTTTCAGATTGATCCTGACGAAGTGGCAAAGGCTGTAACGGATAAAACACGGGCAATCTTAATCAATTCCCCTTCCAATCCGACCGGAATAGTCATGGACCCCGAGCGGATGAGACGTTTGGCTGAACTGAAGGTACCCATCATATCCGATGAGATTTATCATGGGCTGGTTTATGAGGGTCAGGAGCATTCGATCCTTGAATTCACCCGGAACGCCTTTGTGCTTAACGGGTTCTCCAAGCTTTACGCCATGACCGGCTGGAGATTGGGCTATGTCATTACTCCCAAGGAGCAGGTGCGCCCTATTCAGAAAATGACGCAGAATTTCTTTATCAGTCCTGCGGACTTCGTTCAATGGGCCGGTTTGGAGGCGCTGACCAATTCGTCCACGGAAACCGCTCGGATGAAGGCCGTTTTCAACCAGAGGCGGGTGGCCATGATCTCGAAGCTGAAGCAGATCGGATTTGAAATAAGAGTGGACCCCACCGCGGCTTTTTACATTCTGGCCGATGCCAAGCGTTTCTCGAAGGACTCGTACCGTTTTGCCTTCGAAATACTGGAGGAGGCAGGGGTAGGCGTGGCGCCGGGCATAGACTTTGGAAGCAATGCTGAAGGCTTTCTCCGTTTCTCTTACACCAATTCCCTTGAAAACATTCACGCGGGTCTGGACAGATTAGACCTCTACCTGAAGCAGAGGTTCGGCGCAGTCAAGGCGGAGAGCCGGTGACTCAAAGACGAATATTCCTGAGCCCGGAAAGCCTTTGCAGAGAAGGGATTGTTTTTCCGCGCAAGACAGCCCATTATCTTCGAAACGTCCTACGGCTGCGATCCGGAGATTGCGTGGAGGTTTTCGCTGGCGAGCGGCAATGCATCATCCGGTTGGCCGCCTCACCCGGAGGCGAGCTTCGCGGGGAAATAGTCGAATCCAAACCGACAGATCCGTGCTCAGCCGAAGAACTTGTTTTGGCATTTTCCTGCGTTCGCCCCGGGCCTGTGGAGGAAATACTGAGACACGGGACCGAACTGGGCGTGACGCGGTTCGTGCCTATCCTCAGCACGCGGGCAAACCGCCGTCCCCCGGAGATCAAGCCGCGCTGGGAGTCCATTGTAGCTGCTGCAGCCGCTCAGTCGCGGCGCGGCCAAACGCCGTTGCTGAGTTCTCCGTCAAGTTTCGATGATTTCATCCAGGGCGCTTCGGCATCGGGCACGCGAATCCTCCTATCGACGGATTTGGACGCGGAACCGCTCCTGGCTTTTCTGGAGAAGCACGCGCCATGTGAGATAGCCATATTGGTGGGGCCGGAAGGCGGCTTGGAGACGGGTGAAGAGATGAAGGCCGTCGAGGCTGGGTTTCACCCGGTGAGCCTGGGAGCGGGCGTGTTACGAACCGAAACAGCGGCAGTGGTCGCGGCCGCTACCGTGACGATGTGGAGGCATTGGTCGGAATCGCGAGGGCGAAAAACTCAAACAGGGCTCTAGACGGCGCAGGGTGCTGGCAATGGCTTGACGGCCTTCCTGGTTCACCTAATTGACGTGGACAACCCTTCATGCTATTCTATTTTTGACGGCGACCGGGCTATCGAAGGCAATGCCAATGGCCGTATGTTTGGGATTTTCCTTTTCTCAAATTTCAGTATGGGTGCCGGTCCCCCGGTGGTTTTGAGCACGGGGCCCAGGTTAAGGGGTTGGTGGGGATCCTCAGGGCTCTAAAGCAAATTCCCCGGGCGACTAATTTGATATTTCGAGGTTATGGATGGCGAGCAGATGTCTGGAGGAAAGTTATTTTTCGGCGGAATACCCTCTAGCTTTCCCTGAAACCTTTCTGCCCTCTTTTCCCGATGAAGAGCTTGTGCAAGATGCCCTGCCCGAAATCCTGCCTGTGGCAAGCCGCCTAGGTAAGGCCGGATTTCTCAACTGGATTGACTTCACCCTGGAGAATCCGGACCAGATTTGGGAAACCGAAGCCCCTGACGGCGATAATTTCTACCATTACCTCAACTTTGTGGAAGAGGGCGGTGACCCGCCGGTCTTCGTTGTGGAAGTTCGCTACTGCGACGACCTGATGGAGGTCAACAATTACTGCCTGCTGGTGAAAGAATCCGAGTTGGCCAGGCTGCGCAAAGGCAAGAAGGTGTTTTGCCGGGCCAGCGATTGGGAAAAAGAGAAGCTGATCCGCGAACTTAACGACACGGCCCTTTCAAAATACGATCAGGACTGCCTCGAAGAAGCGAGACAACTCATAGACGTTGCTATCAGCCTCAGCGGCGCCGGTTGCGCCTATCTTTTCAACAATCGGGGTTTGATCTGCTGGAAAATGGGCAAAACGGATCAGGCCAAACGCGATTTCCTGCAATCCATAAGCCTTGACGAGCAAAATGGAGACCCTTATTTCAACATCGGCTTGATATATTTTGATGAGTTGGATTACAGCAAGGCCTTGAGGTACTTGCGCAGGGCGGTCGAGATTAACCCCACCGACAGCCAGTTCCTCACCGAGCTGGGACATCTTTACCTGGAGATCGAGCGAGAGCCGGAGGCTTTGAGGCTGTTCAAGAAGGCCCTGGAGAATAACCCCAAGGACGCTCAAGTCGATTTTCACCTGGGATATTATTTTCTGTATAAAAAGCGCGAACCTCGTCACGCGCTTAAACACTACCACCAAGGCTTGAAAAAGGACCCGCAGGACCAGTTCGCATTGGCCGACGTTGCCATAGCGCACTGGGCCCTCGGAAACAAGCGCAAGAGCCTGGAAATTCACAGAAACCTCCAACACAGCCCTTGTCTAATGCCTTACACCATAAGTAGGCTGGTCTATCTTAACGTGGAGATGGGAGATTACGAAAGTGCGCTGAAGTACTATCGTCAGGCCTTAAGCCAGAAAGAGCCGTTTGAACCCGAATGGCTCCATTACCACGCAGCCCTGGTGTATGCGAATACAGGCCGACTGAAACAGGCGCTTGATATACTGAATCTGGCTGTGAAGGCCGGTGGCGAAGCAGTGATAAAGCGTGCAATGTCGGACAAAGCCCTCCGCACACTAAAGCAAATTCCGGATTTCAAGAAGCTGATCAAGCTTACGGGGAAGAGGCGCACTCGATAAATTCTCGGCCGCGAACTGAACGTGTCCCGCCTGTGCGCTCGCGTTCGGACCACGATTTGGGGATCGGGACCCAGCGTAGGCTTGGTTTGACGGTCCAGGCCGAGAAGAAAACCGGCAAGGCCGCCCTGGCCGAAATTCGTCCTGCCAGATCCATTACAATCCATGCTGGTTGCCATGAATTCTGTTCGGTTTGCCCACCGTTATGAATAGCTGTCGTTGCCTCGTCGTTTTTCTCCGGCGCAATGACAGGGCGCTGACAATTCTCTGCGTAAGTGAAAGG
It encodes the following:
- a CDS encoding arginine decarboxylase, pyruvoyl-dependent, with the protein product MLFGNLPKRFFLTSGFGEASTDLNAFDAALLQAGIGDTNLIKLSSILPPGAEEVEPFPLPKGSLVPLAYGERVSSEQGITISAAVAVGIPEDPAAAGLIMECSRIGEPGPCEEAVQAMVREGMEVIRGTRIKQIKSISATLTVRRVGAVFAAVVLCP
- a CDS encoding pyridoxal phosphate-dependent aminotransferase is translated as MDYPQIPTSRRSEEIPPFLVMDVLEKAMEMAESGTDVIHLEVGEPDFDTPANIVQAGIRAMQAGKTHYTPSMGIPELRRAVAEHYERTYGATVDPQCVIITSGSSPAILLALSALLDPGCEVILSNPHYACYPNFIRFLGGVPVYVTIRAEDGFQIDPDEVAKAVTDKTRAILINSPSNPTGIVMDPERMRRLAELKVPIISDEIYHGLVYEGQEHSILEFTRNAFVLNGFSKLYAMTGWRLGYVITPKEQVRPIQKMTQNFFISPADFVQWAGLEALTNSSTETARMKAVFNQRRVAMISKLKQIGFEIRVDPTAAFYILADAKRFSKDSYRFAFEILEEAGVGVAPGIDFGSNAEGFLRFSYTNSLENIHAGLDRLDLYLKQRFGAVKAESR
- the speE gene encoding polyamine aminopropyltransferase, coding for MSLNQSEWFTEAFENRTAFSVRYSNKLLDEVSSFQRIEVFDSDFMGRVLVLAGCFMVTDKDSFIYHEMLLHPAMALVSAARRILIIGGGDGGAVTEAVKYPAVESVTLCEIDPQVVSACRRFFPEISAGLDDPRVTVVNEDGAAYVKNFEEEFDIILVDSTDPVGPGKALYEISFYESIRRALKPGGAAVFQTESPLFMEDVFSMAQRDLGGVFGHDRIRPYLATVPSYPGGLWSFTFCSKDLDPVAQALGDVAPEVRKSLKYYSAEVHRAAFALPAFVTKLVDESRS
- a CDS encoding tetratricopeptide repeat protein: MASRCLEESYFSAEYPLAFPETFLPSFPDEELVQDALPEILPVASRLGKAGFLNWIDFTLENPDQIWETEAPDGDNFYHYLNFVEEGGDPPVFVVEVRYCDDLMEVNNYCLLVKESELARLRKGKKVFCRASDWEKEKLIRELNDTALSKYDQDCLEEARQLIDVAISLSGAGCAYLFNNRGLICWKMGKTDQAKRDFLQSISLDEQNGDPYFNIGLIYFDELDYSKALRYLRRAVEINPTDSQFLTELGHLYLEIEREPEALRLFKKALENNPKDAQVDFHLGYYFLYKKREPRHALKHYHQGLKKDPQDQFALADVAIAHWALGNKRKSLEIHRNLQHSPCLMPYTISRLVYLNVEMGDYESALKYYRQALSQKEPFEPEWLHYHAALVYANTGRLKQALDILNLAVKAGGEAVIKRAMSDKALRTLKQIPDFKKLIKLTGKRRTR
- a CDS encoding 16S rRNA (uracil(1498)-N(3))-methyltransferase, with protein sequence MTQRRIFLSPESLCREGIVFPRKTAHYLRNVLRLRSGDCVEVFAGERQCIIRLAASPGGELRGEIVESKPTDPCSAEELVLAFSCVRPGPVEEILRHGTELGVTRFVPILSTRANRRPPEIKPRWESIVAAAAAQSRRGQTPLLSSPSSFDDFIQGASASGTRILLSTDLDAEPLLAFLEKHAPCEIAILVGPEGGLETGEEMKAVEAGFHPVSLGAGVLRTETAAVVAAATVTMWRHWSESRGRKTQTGL